The following proteins come from a genomic window of Halorussus halophilus:
- a CDS encoding DUF1059 domain-containing protein produces the protein MAHQFECTQQDCEFMVRANDENEVVDMVREHAQNKHGMSMDRGDIQNAMQQA, from the coding sequence ATGGCACACCAATTCGAATGCACACAACAAGACTGTGAGTTCATGGTCCGAGCGAACGACGAGAACGAAGTCGTAGACATGGTCCGGGAACACGCACAGAACAAACACGGGATGTCGATGGACCGCGGCGACATCCAGAATGCGATGCAGCAGGCCTGA